A region from the Phycisphaerales bacterium genome encodes:
- a CDS encoding transglutaminase domain-containing protein has protein sequence MHFSVIPPMLGLLATAGCSANQQPAQSGLSPVPHVVTADIAAGIENHIAEQSKQHGGYFTLPYEGGVLKLKLVRVHLEYLANLGPRRHFACVDLASTQGDVYDVDFFLSGDPGEMTVTETTIHKLNGQPFYVWKQKEDKTWVRESVDEADRTLLGVIEGRDSFEFVYQVQLPQLDGDARMWIPLPQSDAFQTVTVDEIKAPGQRRQLTDARFGNQVLFLELTPDDSGEAVELRFEVQRTEKSAYEDDRQNPQESLAAERLVPESDEFKRIAKEVLGDRQGDLVRARLLYDHTIDRMRYMRYGEGFGQGDATYACDSATGNCTDFHSYFIALARAADIPARFAIGAAIPSERNEGGVDGYHCWAEFYAEGKWWPVDISEADKYAPLSTYYFGHHPANRVELSRGRDLVVDPGPVSGPINYLAYPVLEVEGRPVPIKPVFSFSRKGS, from the coding sequence ATGCATTTCTCCGTCATTCCGCCAATGCTCGGCCTGCTCGCGACCGCAGGCTGCAGTGCCAATCAGCAGCCCGCCCAGTCGGGCCTCAGCCCCGTGCCGCACGTCGTCACCGCGGACATCGCAGCGGGAATTGAAAACCACATCGCTGAGCAGTCCAAACAACACGGCGGCTACTTCACCCTGCCCTACGAGGGCGGCGTGCTCAAACTCAAACTCGTCCGCGTCCATCTCGAATACCTGGCCAACCTCGGCCCCCGCCGGCACTTTGCCTGCGTCGATCTGGCGAGCACGCAGGGCGATGTCTACGACGTCGATTTCTTTCTCTCGGGCGATCCCGGCGAGATGACCGTCACCGAGACCACGATCCACAAACTCAACGGCCAACCCTTCTACGTCTGGAAGCAGAAAGAGGACAAGACGTGGGTGCGCGAGTCGGTGGACGAGGCCGATCGCACGCTGCTGGGCGTCATCGAGGGCCGCGACTCGTTCGAGTTTGTCTACCAGGTGCAGTTGCCGCAGTTGGACGGCGATGCGCGGATGTGGATCCCCCTGCCCCAGAGCGACGCCTTTCAGACCGTCACCGTCGACGAGATCAAGGCGCCCGGCCAGCGCCGGCAACTCACCGATGCGCGATTCGGCAACCAGGTGCTCTTCCTCGAATTGACGCCTGATGACAGCGGCGAGGCGGTCGAACTGCGCTTCGAAGTGCAGCGAACCGAAAAGTCGGCCTACGAAGACGACCGCCAGAATCCGCAGGAATCGCTGGCCGCCGAGCGGCTCGTGCCTGAGAGCGATGAGTTCAAGCGCATCGCCAAGGAAGTGCTCGGCGACCGGCAGGGCGATCTCGTGCGAGCCCGGCTGCTCTACGACCACACCATCGACCGCATGCGCTACATGCGCTACGGCGAAGGCTTCGGCCAGGGCGACGCGACCTACGCATGCGACAGCGCGACGGGCAACTGCACCGACTTTCACTCGTACTTCATCGCGCTGGCCCGGGCGGCGGACATCCCGGCACGCTTCGCCATCGGCGCCGCCATCCCCTCCGAGCGCAACGAGGGCGGCGTAGACGGCTACCACTGCTGGGCGGAGTTTTACGCCGAGGGCAAGTGGTGGCCCGTGGACATCAGCGAGGCCGACAAGTACGCGCCACTGTCCACCTACTACTTCGGGCACCATCCCGCCAATCGCGTTGAGTTGAGCCGGGGCCGCGACCTTGTCGTCGATCCCGGACCGGTCAGCGGGCCCATCAACTATCTCGCGTACCCCGTGCTCGAAGTGGAGGGCCGGCCCGTGCCCATCAAGCCGGTGTTCTCCTTCTCGCGGAAAGGCTCGTAG
- a CDS encoding enoyl-ACP reductase: MALMSGKKGLVIGIANDRSYAWHIAHSLKSHGAEIMFTNLPGEKMERRVRSAIDELGIADPWVRPLDASDDAAVEKVFAEAAEHAGGRLDFIVHSIAFADKTYLELGKFIETPKQVYLQAMEISAYTLVSMARAARPFMTDGGSILGMTYYGAEKVVPGYNVMGVAKAALECTCRYLSAELGRTGKGIRINTISGGPLKTLSAMGVGGFSTMLDHVASKAPLGRNIEGGEVGDTAVWLLSDLSSGVTGQTIYVDAGYCVMGM, from the coding sequence ATGGCGCTGATGTCCGGCAAGAAGGGCCTCGTAATCGGCATCGCCAACGACCGCAGTTATGCCTGGCACATCGCCCACTCGCTCAAGAGCCACGGCGCTGAGATCATGTTCACCAATCTGCCCGGCGAGAAGATGGAGCGGCGCGTCCGCTCGGCCATCGACGAACTCGGCATCGCCGACCCCTGGGTGCGCCCGCTGGACGCCAGCGACGATGCCGCAGTCGAGAAAGTCTTCGCCGAGGCGGCTGAGCACGCCGGCGGCCGGCTGGACTTCATCGTCCACTCGATCGCCTTCGCCGACAAAACCTACCTCGAACTGGGCAAGTTCATCGAGACGCCCAAGCAGGTCTACCTGCAGGCGATGGAGATCAGCGCCTACACGCTCGTGTCGATGGCCCGCGCCGCCCGGCCGTTCATGACCGACGGCGGGTCGATCCTGGGCATGACGTACTACGGCGCGGAAAAAGTCGTGCCCGGCTACAACGTCATGGGTGTGGCCAAGGCCGCGCTCGAATGCACCTGCCGCTATCTTTCCGCCGAACTCGGCCGCACCGGCAAGGGCATCCGCATCAACACGATCTCCGGCGGTCCGCTCAAGACGCTCAGCGCCATGGGCGTGGGCGGCTTCTCGACGATGCTCGATCACGTCGCGTCCAAGGCGCCCCTGGGCCGCAACATCGAAGGCGGCGAAGTCGGCGACACCGCCGTGTGGCTGCTCAGCGATCTCTCCTCAGGCGTCACCGGCCAGACCATCTACGTCGATGCCGGCTACTGCGTGATGGGGATGTGA
- a CDS encoding RNA polymerase sigma factor, translating to MDEPATAQSLSELTQAIARGDSSAFGWFYDQWFDALFRMARSSTGRDEAFCLDVVQDAMLKVMRSMKRFENENELRAWLRVIVMRCALDQIRCERRRRARESAHGGDRAPGAIQHDSQCGEDERAAWLEAQLAGLDAHRSLLVAMRFRLGATLERISRIVGLAPGAVDGRINRSLAQIRAAAQEEFDEHA from the coding sequence GTGGACGAACCGGCCACCGCACAATCTCTGTCAGAACTCACGCAGGCGATCGCCAGGGGCGATTCGTCTGCGTTCGGGTGGTTCTACGACCAGTGGTTTGACGCACTGTTTCGCATGGCCCGGAGCAGCACCGGCCGCGACGAAGCCTTCTGCCTCGACGTCGTACAGGACGCGATGCTCAAGGTGATGCGCTCGATGAAGCGGTTCGAAAATGAGAACGAGCTGCGGGCCTGGCTGCGCGTGATCGTGATGCGCTGCGCGCTCGATCAGATCCGCTGCGAGCGGCGGCGACGGGCGCGCGAGTCGGCGCATGGCGGCGACCGGGCGCCAGGCGCCATTCAGCACGATTCGCAATGCGGCGAAGACGAGAGAGCCGCGTGGCTCGAAGCGCAACTGGCCGGGTTGGACGCCCATCGCTCGCTTCTCGTGGCGATGCGCTTCCGCCTCGGCGCCACGCTTGAGCGGATCAGCCGGATCGTCGGCCTGGCGCCGGGGGCTGTGGACGGTCGCATCAACCGTTCACTGGCGCAGATCAGGGCCGCAGCGCAGGAGGAATTCGATGAACACGCATGA
- a CDS encoding YceI family protein → MIRTACFALLGASALALAGLALPRAEATGSPAAEARRAETFNIDPAHSSVVFKVKHMGVAYVYGRFNDVTGEVVWDSDDPHGHSIKAEVKAASVDTNAKGRDEHLRGPDFFDTANFPAIIFASTAVKESGTDKYEVQGTLSLHGVEKPITVIVEKTGLENLPRMGKRLGLACEFTVKRSEFGMTYGIDGAVSDEVTIMLGFECGK, encoded by the coding sequence ATGATCCGAACCGCTTGTTTTGCTCTTCTGGGCGCTTCGGCGCTGGCCCTTGCGGGCCTGGCCCTGCCGCGCGCCGAGGCGACTGGTTCGCCCGCCGCCGAAGCGCGCCGCGCGGAAACGTTCAACATCGACCCCGCGCACTCTTCGGTCGTCTTCAAGGTCAAGCACATGGGCGTCGCGTACGTCTATGGCCGGTTCAACGACGTGACCGGTGAAGTCGTGTGGGACTCGGACGATCCGCACGGGCATTCGATCAAGGCGGAAGTGAAAGCGGCCAGCGTCGATACCAACGCCAAGGGGCGCGATGAGCATCTGCGCGGGCCGGACTTCTTCGACACGGCAAACTTCCCGGCCATCATCTTCGCCAGCACGGCGGTGAAGGAATCCGGCACGGACAAGTACGAAGTGCAGGGCACACTGTCGCTGCACGGAGTCGAGAAGCCGATCACCGTCATCGTCGAGAAGACCGGTCTCGAGAATCTGCCGCGCATGGGCAAGCGCCTTGGCCTGGCGTGCGAATTCACCGTCAAGCGCAGCGAGTTCGGCATGACGTACGGCATCGACGGCGCCGTCAGCGACGAAGTGACGATCATGCTCGGCTTCGAGTGCGGCAAGTAA
- a CDS encoding pyridoxal phosphate-dependent aminotransferase, with amino-acid sequence MEALLSARMQAMEPSGIRRVFEMAAKMTDPINFSIGQPDFDVPEPIKQAAIKAISAGRNGYTVTQGIPELRAAIAEKISGEFGWSVGPGCECDVLITNGTSAGLLLAYMAMAEPSDEIVIPDPYFVSYPQVAAMVGAGVKYCDTYPDFRMTAERIEPLLTTRTKFVVLNSPGNPSGVVLSSDELRDIVELCESRGVLLISDEIYDEFTYSDGRESGVFPTPARFSSQILVLRGFSKTYGMTGWRLGYAVGPSQLIREMTKVNQYSFVCAPNMVQHAGVVALQTDVSHHVHAYERKRDLVVERLGGLTELAHPAGAFYAFPRVPEHLGLTASQFTETALEKNVLVIPGNIFSLRDTHFRISYAVDDERLARGLDALAGLMQ; translated from the coding sequence ATCGAGGCACTGCTCAGCGCACGAATGCAGGCGATGGAGCCTTCGGGCATCCGCCGCGTCTTCGAGATGGCGGCGAAGATGACCGACCCGATCAACTTCTCGATCGGTCAGCCGGACTTTGACGTGCCCGAACCCATCAAACAGGCGGCGATCAAGGCGATCAGCGCCGGCCGCAACGGCTACACCGTCACGCAGGGCATCCCGGAACTGCGGGCGGCGATCGCTGAAAAGATCTCCGGTGAATTCGGCTGGAGCGTCGGGCCCGGGTGCGAGTGCGACGTGCTTATCACCAACGGGACCAGCGCGGGCCTGCTGCTGGCGTACATGGCGATGGCCGAACCGAGCGATGAGATCGTCATTCCCGACCCGTACTTTGTCTCATATCCGCAAGTGGCGGCGATGGTCGGCGCCGGCGTGAAGTACTGCGACACCTATCCTGACTTTCGTATGACGGCCGAGCGCATCGAGCCCCTCCTGACGACGCGCACCAAGTTCGTGGTGCTCAACTCGCCCGGAAACCCGTCAGGCGTGGTGCTGAGCAGCGATGAACTGCGCGACATCGTCGAATTGTGCGAATCGCGCGGCGTGCTGCTCATCAGCGACGAAATCTACGATGAGTTCACCTACAGCGACGGGCGTGAGAGCGGCGTCTTTCCCACGCCCGCCCGATTCTCCAGCCAGATCCTCGTACTGCGCGGCTTCAGCAAGACCTACGGCATGACGGGTTGGCGCCTCGGCTATGCCGTCGGGCCGAGCCAGCTCATCCGCGAGATGACCAAGGTCAACCAGTACTCTTTTGTCTGTGCGCCCAACATGGTCCAGCACGCCGGCGTCGTGGCGCTGCAGACTGACGTTTCGCACCACGTCCACGCCTATGAGCGCAAGCGTGATCTGGTCGTCGAGCGCCTTGGCGGGCTCACGGAGCTGGCGCATCCCGCCGGCGCGTTCTACGCCTTTCCCAGGGTTCCCGAGCATCTCGGCCTGACGGCGTCACAGTTCACCGAGACGGCGCTCGAGAAGAACGTGCTGGTCATCCCCGGCAACATCTTCTCGCTGCGCGACACGCACTTTCGCATCAGTTACGCGGTGGATGATGAGCGGCTGGCGCGGGGGCTCGATGCGCTGGCGGGGTTGATGCAATAG
- a CDS encoding enoyl-CoA hydratase/isomerase family protein has product MSNDDALILTETDGHVGIIRLNRPKVLNALNPELMSMLAAQMEAYDKDSNIHVILLSGSEKAWAAGADIGDMAEQSAISMYERDQFATWERIKRVKKPIVAAVSGWCLGGGCELMMHCDVIIASETAQFGQPEINIGVMPGAGGTQRLTRALGKALAMDVILSGRFLSASEAVHHGLVSRVVPKEHFYTEALKVAQVIASKGPIALRLAKEGVLKAFETPLSEGLEYERKLFYTLFATEDQKEGMRAFIEKRKPEFKGR; this is encoded by the coding sequence ATGAGCAACGACGACGCACTCATCCTGACCGAAACCGACGGCCACGTGGGCATTATCCGGCTGAACCGGCCCAAGGTGCTCAACGCACTGAATCCCGAACTCATGTCGATGCTTGCCGCCCAGATGGAGGCGTACGACAAGGATTCGAACATCCACGTCATCCTGCTTTCGGGCAGCGAGAAGGCGTGGGCGGCGGGGGCCGATATCGGCGACATGGCCGAGCAGTCGGCCATCAGCATGTACGAGCGCGACCAGTTCGCCACGTGGGAGCGCATCAAGCGAGTCAAGAAGCCGATTGTCGCGGCGGTGAGCGGCTGGTGCCTCGGCGGCGGGTGCGAACTGATGATGCACTGCGACGTGATCATCGCATCGGAGACGGCGCAGTTCGGCCAGCCGGAGATCAACATCGGCGTGATGCCCGGCGCGGGCGGCACGCAGCGCCTCACGCGCGCACTGGGCAAGGCGCTGGCGATGGATGTGATTCTCAGCGGGCGGTTTCTCAGTGCGTCGGAAGCCGTGCATCACGGCCTGGTGAGCCGCGTCGTGCCCAAGGAACACTTCTACACCGAGGCGCTCAAGGTGGCGCAAGTGATCGCGAGCAAGGGGCCGATCGCGCTGCGCCTGGCCAAGGAGGGCGTGCTCAAGGCGTTCGAGACGCCGCTTTCGGAAGGACTTGAGTACGAGCGCAAACTCTTCTACACGCTTTTTGCGACCGAGGACCAGAAAGAAGGCATGCGGGCGTTCATAGAGAAGCGCAAGCCGGAGTTCAAGGGCCGCTGA
- a CDS encoding enoyl-CoA hydratase/isomerase family protein encodes MTTATAPAFETVQFEVADHVAVITLNRPDVFNAFNDQFSKELLGALKEAERSAEVRAIILTGAGKAFSSGQDLGDLKKKYVPGHVPHLGEDLRRRYDPIIKKICEMDKPVIAAVNGVAAGAGCSLALACDLRVAADSATFIEVFINVGLIPDSASTFFLPRLIGLGRAMELCCTGRKVDAAEALQIGLVNQVVPAGELMTAARALAGRLASLPGRGIALTKQLLRKSFENSLDEQLVAEAFAQETAGMTADHSEGVIAFIEKRKPNFTGK; translated from the coding sequence ATGACCACTGCCACTGCACCGGCATTTGAGACCGTTCAGTTCGAAGTCGCGGATCACGTTGCCGTGATCACGCTCAACCGGCCGGACGTGTTCAACGCCTTCAACGACCAGTTCAGCAAGGAGCTGCTCGGGGCGCTCAAGGAAGCGGAGCGCAGCGCCGAGGTGCGCGCCATCATCCTCACCGGCGCGGGCAAGGCGTTCAGCAGCGGCCAGGATCTGGGCGATCTGAAGAAGAAGTACGTGCCGGGCCACGTGCCGCATCTCGGCGAAGATCTGCGCCGGCGCTACGACCCGATCATCAAAAAAATCTGCGAGATGGACAAGCCCGTCATCGCGGCGGTCAACGGGGTGGCGGCGGGCGCCGGCTGCAGCCTGGCCCTGGCGTGCGACCTGCGCGTCGCCGCCGACTCCGCCACGTTCATCGAGGTATTCATCAACGTCGGGTTGATTCCCGATTCTGCGAGCACCTTCTTCCTGCCGCGGCTCATCGGGCTGGGGCGGGCGATGGAATTGTGCTGCACCGGCCGCAAGGTCGATGCCGCCGAGGCGCTGCAGATCGGGCTGGTGAACCAGGTCGTGCCGGCAGGCGAACTCATGACCGCCGCCCGGGCTCTCGCGGGCCGGCTGGCATCGCTGCCGGGCCGCGGCATCGCGCTGACCAAGCAACTTCTTCGCAAGTCGTTCGAGAACAGCCTCGACGAGCAACTCGTTGCCGAGGCATTTGCGCAGGAAACGGCCGGAATGACGGCCGACCACTCCGAGGGCGTGATAGCCTTCATTGAGAAACGCAAGCCGAATTTCACGGGTAAGTGA
- a CDS encoding acetyl-CoA C-acyltransferase: protein MRRVAIIDAVRTPIGRYGGALASIRPDDLAALVIGEVVKRTGVDPALVEEVYFGAANQAGEDNRNVARMAALLAGLPDTVAGCTINRLCSSGLDAINIAARMIESGAGDVMIAGGVESMSRAPFVFGKHEHAWDRTAPEVFDTTIGWRFTNPRLAKAYYPFSMGETAENVARKYEISRADQDRFALASQQKWAAANAAGKFSDEIVPVEIAQRKGPAVVVDTDEHPRPETTLEALIKLRPAFAKDDQGTVTAGNSSGINDGAAALLLVEAGRATELGLRPLAFVGPNAAAGVDPACMGIGPVSATKKVMQRYNKGLGCLDIIELNEAFAAQSLAVLRQLGLERANVNPNGGAIAMGHPLGCSGARLVTTLVHEMRRTKARVGLATLCVGVGQGVATIFEGA, encoded by the coding sequence ATGCGAAGAGTCGCGATCATTGACGCCGTCCGCACGCCCATCGGCCGCTACGGCGGGGCGCTGGCGTCGATCCGGCCCGACGACCTGGCCGCGCTAGTCATTGGCGAGGTGGTGAAGCGCACCGGCGTCGATCCGGCTCTGGTCGAAGAGGTCTATTTCGGCGCCGCCAACCAGGCCGGCGAGGACAATCGCAACGTCGCCCGCATGGCGGCCCTGCTCGCGGGCCTGCCCGACACCGTGGCTGGCTGCACGATCAACCGGCTGTGCTCTTCGGGGCTTGATGCGATCAACATCGCCGCCCGCATGATCGAGAGCGGCGCCGGAGATGTGATGATTGCCGGCGGCGTCGAGTCGATGAGCCGGGCGCCGTTCGTCTTCGGCAAGCACGAACATGCGTGGGACCGCACGGCCCCCGAAGTGTTCGACACGACTATCGGCTGGCGCTTCACCAACCCGAGGCTGGCCAAGGCGTACTACCCGTTCTCAATGGGCGAGACGGCTGAAAACGTGGCCCGCAAGTACGAGATCAGCCGGGCCGATCAGGATCGATTCGCACTGGCGAGCCAGCAGAAGTGGGCTGCGGCAAACGCAGCCGGAAAGTTCTCCGATGAGATCGTCCCCGTGGAGATCGCGCAGCGCAAAGGGCCGGCGGTAGTGGTGGATACTGATGAGCATCCGCGCCCGGAGACCACGCTCGAGGCGCTGATCAAACTGCGGCCGGCGTTCGCCAAAGACGATCAGGGCACCGTTACGGCCGGGAATTCATCGGGCATCAACGACGGCGCGGCAGCGCTGCTGCTCGTCGAGGCAGGCCGGGCGACAGAACTCGGCTTGCGGCCGCTGGCGTTCGTCGGCCCCAACGCCGCGGCGGGCGTCGATCCCGCATGCATGGGCATCGGCCCGGTTTCGGCAACGAAGAAGGTGATGCAGCGCTACAACAAAGGACTCGGATGTCTGGATATTATTGAGTTGAACGAGGCGTTCGCGGCGCAGAGCCTTGCCGTCCTGCGGCAGTTGGGCCTGGAGAGAGCCAATGTAAACCCCAATGGCGGGGCCATCGCCATGGGCCACCCGCTGGGCTGCTCGGGGGCGAGGCTGGTCACGACTCTCGTTCACGAGATGAGGCGGACGAAGGCGAGGGTCGGCCTGGCGACATTGTGCGTCGGAGTCGGCCAGGGTGTGGCGACGATTTTTGAGGGCGCTTAG
- the paaA gene encoding 1,2-phenylacetyl-CoA epoxidase subunit A has protein sequence MSGSANIGVHVDHESKEDPQLLAEFQAKIDAGQLIEVDDWMPAAYRKGMLMMAEHHANSEIIGALPEGEWITRAPSLKRKLALTAKVQDEVGHGQMLYRVSQDLGKSRDAMLRDLITGKTKYHNCFNYPAPQWGDIAMIQWLIDGAAIMNQKTLADGGYGPYVRTMRRINMEEAFHFKSGEDMVLTLMSGTPRQKEMAQDAFDRWWGPSLMFFGPPDKPNAHQLPPMRWRMKTVTNDELRQRFVDRFVPAAIDLGLKINVVEKDENGLVTASRPDDKIAFNKQTGHWEFTQPDWDEFFRVIRGNGPCNAKRLALRRMSYEQGHWVRHAILNGSTSLPPAA, from the coding sequence ATGTCAGGCAGTGCAAACATCGGTGTTCACGTCGACCACGAATCGAAGGAAGATCCGCAACTCCTGGCGGAATTCCAGGCGAAGATTGACGCCGGACAGCTCATCGAAGTGGATGACTGGATGCCTGCCGCGTACCGCAAGGGCATGCTCATGATGGCCGAGCATCACGCCAACAGCGAGATCATCGGCGCGCTGCCCGAGGGCGAGTGGATCACCCGCGCCCCGTCGCTCAAGCGCAAACTCGCGCTGACCGCCAAGGTACAGGATGAAGTCGGGCACGGCCAGATGCTCTACCGCGTCTCGCAGGATCTCGGCAAGTCGCGGGATGCCATGCTGCGCGACCTGATCACCGGCAAGACGAAGTACCACAACTGCTTCAATTACCCGGCGCCGCAGTGGGGCGACATCGCCATGATCCAGTGGCTCATCGACGGGGCCGCGATCATGAACCAGAAGACGCTGGCCGACGGCGGCTACGGCCCGTACGTCCGCACCATGCGGCGCATCAACATGGAAGAGGCGTTCCACTTCAAGAGCGGCGAAGACATGGTGCTCACGCTCATGAGCGGCACGCCGCGGCAGAAGGAGATGGCCCAGGACGCCTTCGACCGCTGGTGGGGCCCATCGCTCATGTTCTTCGGCCCGCCGGACAAGCCCAACGCACACCAGTTGCCGCCGATGCGCTGGCGGATGAAGACGGTCACCAACGACGAACTGCGCCAGCGATTCGTCGATCGATTTGTCCCTGCCGCGATCGATCTCGGCCTGAAGATCAACGTGGTCGAGAAGGACGAAAACGGCTTGGTCACCGCCAGCCGGCCGGATGACAAGATCGCATTCAACAAGCAAACCGGTCACTGGGAGTTCACCCAACCGGACTGGGATGAGTTCTTCCGAGTCATTCGCGGCAACGGGCCGTGCAACGCCAAGCGGCTCGCGCTGCGGCGGATGTCGTATGAGCAGGGCCACTGGGTGCGCCATGCGATCCTGAACGGTTCCACGTCGCTGCCGCCGGCGGCTTGA
- the paaC gene encoding phenylacetate-CoA oxygenase subunit PaaC: protein MPDLPEHLRKPLVNLLLAAADDKLFLGHRNSEWTGLGPILEEDIAFSSLAQDDMAHAAALYELAGSIDGRSADELAFGRTPEQYRCAAIVEVPDEFDWATAIVRRFFCNHFDLLRLTRFSQSAWKPLSDLARRLVAEQQVHVQHVDDWMVRLGTGTPESHRRMQGAIDAIGPLATELFEPLDELKSLVDAGLYPGSDFTMYDQWTGAVQHVLGQSHLTVQFDIGSPDDRGGRRGVHTQYLAPMLEEMCEVYRLEPRAAW, encoded by the coding sequence ATGCCCGATCTGCCCGAACATCTTCGCAAGCCGCTGGTCAATCTGCTGCTCGCGGCGGCTGATGACAAGCTCTTTCTCGGCCACCGCAACAGCGAGTGGACAGGGCTGGGTCCCATCCTTGAAGAGGACATCGCGTTTTCTTCGCTGGCCCAGGATGACATGGCTCACGCTGCCGCTTTGTACGAACTGGCCGGCTCGATCGACGGCCGCAGCGCCGATGAACTCGCCTTTGGGCGCACACCTGAGCAGTACCGCTGTGCTGCGATTGTCGAAGTGCCCGATGAGTTCGATTGGGCGACGGCGATTGTTCGGCGGTTCTTCTGCAATCATTTCGACCTGCTGCGCCTCACGCGATTTTCGCAGTCGGCGTGGAAGCCGCTGTCCGACCTGGCCCGGCGGCTTGTCGCCGAGCAGCAGGTGCACGTGCAGCACGTCGATGACTGGATGGTGCGCCTCGGCACGGGCACGCCGGAATCGCACCGCCGGATGCAGGGAGCGATCGACGCGATCGGCCCGCTCGCCACGGAACTCTTCGAGCCGCTCGACGAGCTCAAGTCGCTCGTCGATGCGGGGCTGTATCCGGGCAGCGACTTCACGATGTACGACCAATGGACCGGCGCCGTTCAACACGTCCTCGGCCAGAGTCACCTGACGGTGCAGTTCGATATCGGATCGCCTGACGATCGCGGCGGGCGGCGCGGCGTACACACGCAGTACCTCGCTCCGATGCTCGAAGAGATGTGTGAGGTCTACCGCCTCGAACCTCGGGCCGCGTGGTGA
- the paaJ gene encoding phenylacetate-CoA oxygenase subunit PaaJ, with amino-acid sequence MMINRQAIFDVLRSIPDPEMPISIVDLGLIESVDVSGSAINVVALPTFVGCPALEMISRDIEMRLGRLPGVASVNVRWVNDPPWSVQRITDAGRAALREHGVTVPETGSRLEVHGAAGATVPLTVGAAAVPCPFCGSTKTHLDSPFGPTRCRMIYYCDACRNSFEHLKNV; translated from the coding sequence ATGATGATCAATCGCCAGGCCATCTTCGACGTGCTGCGCTCGATCCCTGATCCGGAGATGCCCATCAGCATCGTTGATCTCGGGCTCATCGAGTCCGTCGACGTGTCCGGCAGCGCAATAAACGTCGTGGCGCTTCCCACCTTTGTCGGCTGTCCAGCTCTGGAGATGATCTCGCGCGACATCGAGATGCGCCTGGGCCGCCTCCCGGGGGTCGCCTCCGTGAACGTGCGGTGGGTGAACGATCCGCCATGGTCGGTGCAGCGCATTACCGACGCCGGCCGCGCAGCGCTGCGCGAGCACGGCGTGACGGTGCCCGAGACCGGGAGTCGACTGGAGGTGCACGGCGCGGCCGGCGCGACCGTGCCGCTGACGGTGGGTGCTGCGGCCGTGCCCTGCCCGTTCTGTGGCTCGACGAAGACGCACCTGGACAGCCCATTCGGCCCGACCCGCTGCCGCATGATCTACTACTGCGACGCCTGCCGCAACAGTTTTGAGCATCTCAAGAACGTGTGA